The Acinetobacter lwoffii genomic sequence CATCAGCTGTTCAATGGTCTGGTTTTTCAGCTGCGGAAAATTTTCCAGATCAATGGTGTATACACTGTCACCGACCTGAATGCGCTGGCCGGACTGTTTGGCTTCATAACGTTCAGCATAGCGTTGAATCAGATGAGCAATTGCCAGGTTATAAAAGTCACGAATCTGGACCTGGCGGTTATCAAAAATACGCTCTTGCGGCGCACGCTCGGTTTTAAATAGATAGGCATAGCTATAACGAATGCTTTTATCCAGCATAGTGAGCTGCTGATCCAGACATTTCTGGATGTTCTGCTTGTGTTGTTGCTGTTTTTCCGGTGATCGGGTTTTGTTTAAAATTCCGGTGTTACATTCAGCAGACTTGGCATTTTGTAAGGAGTTGGCTAGATATAATTCACTTGCTGTAGAAAGCAATTGTTCATCTAAAATCTGGGGAATACTTTTCAGATCTTCCACACATTCTTCGGGCTGATCAATACAGATCTGAGCTTCAAGACCTGTCATGGACAACACATTCAGACTGGCTTCGCTAAGCTTGTCGCGGGTCAAGATACTGTCACGCTCATTGTTCAGCGTGACATTAATCGCCTGTTCCTTAACACTGACCACCTGACAGCCGCTGAGTATGCTGGTGATGAGTAAAGTGCACAGCATTAATCTTTTATTTATTTTTTCGTGCATAAAACTTTTCACTGAATTCAAGTTATAAAGCGGGATAATGTTTTGTATTTTACTAATTTTTTCCCATAAAAATAGACCGCCGTAGCAGTCTATTTGTAATCAAATTGAAGCGAATCTTGATTATGGGGTCACCGGTGCTGTTGCTGGGTCTGTAGCCGGAGCAGGTGTTGAGCTTTGCAGAATTTGCCAAACATTCCAGCGGCCATTTTTCTCAATTTCCTGAATCAGGCGGTCAGCCACTTCAGCTTCTTGCGGATATTTCACCTTATAGTTCGCCAAGGTTTGAGTGGCATTTTTCTTCTGTTCCAATGCAATATAGTTATTGGCTGCAGAAAGATAAGCCTCCTGAACGCCAGCTTTCATGGCTTTGTCCAGATAAGCGATGGCTTCACGTTGACCACCGCCTTCAGACAGACCAAAACCAAACCAGAAGTTGACCTCAGGATCTTCTGGATTAATTTTGAGAATACGCTGGGCATAGGTCAGGGAATTGGTGGTATAAACTGAACCCAGATCCAGGTTACGTGCCATCACGCTGGCTTTAAAAGCACGCATCAACACATCAAAAGAGGCATTTGGACGGGCCGCTAAAGTATCCAGTTGTCGGGTGACTTCACGCAATTTGGCTTCAAAACCACGGCGTTCCTGACGATCGCTGAAACGTGGTGGATAATGACGTGCCTTACCTTCGACCATTTGCAGGAAATCGTCAATTTCGGTGATATCGATTTCATTTGAATTGGCAAGTGCTGCATAACGCATTGCACGTGTATTGCTATCTACCACTGGAATAATCAGTTTATTCACATCCAGGGTCAGTTGCTTGGATGGATCATTAGGATCCGTCACCACCATCTTGGTTACAGGCTGCGCTGCAGCTTTTTTCAAATGCACTTCAAATTCAGGCGGTTCATTATAATTGAATGGATTTAAAGCATAAAATGGTGGGCTCAGTTCAGGCTCTACAAAAACCACTTGGTCCACAGGTTTCTCAGCAGATTTCTGAGGAGTGGTGGAACACGCAGTAATTGTGAATGCTAAGCAAGCAAGTGCCAAGGGCTTAAAGGTCATAATAGTCATCCATTCTGTTATTTTTAAAACATCTATTCAAAAATTGCATGATCGTCAGTCTATGAAAAGTATAACGATCATGCAAGTAAACCCGTGTTACAGAGTGAAGTGTGATATTCAGGCTTTGGATTGGCTGGTTTGCGCTTCACATTCACGGCGCGCTTCTTCCAGAATCTCCAACTCTTTTTTGCTCAAAGGCTGGCCATCCTGTTGCTGCTTGTTAAAGGTCGGATCTAACAAAGAAAGACGATTGCACAAGTTGTTCATGCGTTTTTCATTTTGCTGAATGCGATCCAGCAGAATCCGCATACCTTCTAAAATCGGATCAGACTGGTCTTCAGTCGCGGCATAGGGCTGGAAACCGATACTTTCGGCATAGTCACGACGACGGGCTTCAGCATCATCTTTGGGTTTGTCTTTAGTGATAAAACGTGCCGGGTTGCCCACCGCTGTGGCGTTCTCAGGAACCGCTTTGGTGACGACCGCATTAGAACCGACTTTGGCATTTTTACCCACGGTAAATGGCCCTAGAATCTTGGCACCAGCACCGACCACCACGCCATCTTCTAGGGTCGGATGACGTTTACCCTTATTCCAGGTCGTTCCGCCCAAAGTCACGCCGTGATAAAGCGTCACGTCATCGCCAATTTCAGCAGTTTCGCCAATGACCACACCCATACCGTGATCGATAAAGAAACGGCGGCCAATTTTTGCGCCGGGATGAATTTCAATGCCGGTGGCAAAGCGGCTAAACGAAGACAACGCACGCGCAGTTCCTTTACAGTCTTTATTCCATAGCTCATGTGCCATGCGATGCATGATCAGCGCATGAATGCCAGGGTAAGTGGTTAAGACTTCTAAGGTATTGCGTGCTGCAGGATCGCGCGCAAAGACAGCTTGTATATCTTCTTTGAGCTGTTTTAGCATTAGATTTGATCCTCGTCCTGTGATGATGTGTGTGAAGATTTTTTCCAGGTACCGTTGTTCAATGCCTGAACACGGCTGAAAATACCACGAAGTAAGTGATATTCCATACGATCTAATTGTATACGTCCAAAGAGGCGACGCAAGCGTAAAGGCAATAATCTTGGATTTTTTGGATCCATAAATTCAATTTCTGCCAGCATTTTTTCCAAATGCGGATAGAATTGTTCCATCTGGGCATGGTTGACCAAGGGTTCATCCCATTCCATTTCAATGCCATCAATGACTTGCATGGTCGCTTTAGCATCACGTGGCTGTTCAATTTGACTCATCGTCGCCATGCGCATCTCATAGCAGATCACCTGAATCGCCTGAGCTACATTCAGTACGCCATAATCAGTATTCACAGGAATAGTCAGGTGATAGTTGGCCATCGCCAGTTCTTCATTGGTCAGACCACGGTCTTCACGGCCAAATAAAATCGCAACTTCCTGCTGCTCTTGAACAACAGCGGTCATGGCTTTTTCTGCGGCAGGACGCACATCTAACAGCGGCCAGGGAATGGTACGGCTGCGTGCGCTGGTACCGAATACAATCTGACAGTCTTTAATGGCATCTTCCAGGCTTTCTACAATCTCGATCTGCTCGATCAGGTCAGTTGCACCCGCAGCCAGCGCATCAATATCCGGATGCGGATAGGTTTTCGGTGCCACCAGAACCAGTTTGGACAGGCCCATGGTTTTCATGGCACGTAAGGCACTGCCGATATTGGCAGGTAAAGTGGTATTGACCATGACAATACGCACATGGGAGAGATGTGCTGAAACAGCAGCATTGTCAATTTGACTCATGAGGATTCCAATTTTAAGGTGTTTTAAAGATCAGGATTTATGAATATTGCGGTTGGGATTCAGCCTGATACATTTCCAGTGCATCATCCATGCTCATGCCTGCAGGCGGCGGAGGAATATCCACCGGCTTGGCCTGTTCATAGAACACGGCTTTGGCAGCTTTGGACTTGACCTGGTATTCAATATGCAAGGCTTCTTTACCAAAATAATCACGCAATTTGGCTAGGAGCTCATCCAGTGGGGCGACTTTCCAGTTGAGACCCAGATGCAGTTCAGTCGTGGCATACGGATAGTCCAGATATAGAATCACCGGAATATGTGCGGACATATCGACATTGCAATAAGGAGTCAGAATTTGCTGCAGGTCACGGCTCAAGCTCTTACTGAAATGCTCGGCTGTGAGGGTGATCTTGATGCTATTGGCACGTTTCTGGCGAATTTCATTCAGGCTAAATGCCTTGGTGAGGCGTCCCATCGGACGGTCAAAGCCTTCACGCTCATAGATTTCGCCTTCAATCACCACCACTTTATCGAGCTGGATAATCTCTTTAAAGCGGTTGAAGCGTTCGTGATTGGCTGAAATCTCAATCCGTGCCGTACCATCATCTAGGGTCATCATCATCCGGTTCGGGAAGTTGGCAATATCTACCACCAGTCCTGCAAACACGGTGGTTACACCACGGCGGGTCGGCGTTAGCTCATTGATCTGACTAGGCACAAAGGCTTTCAGCTCATTGCGATACACATCAATCGGGTGGCCGGTCAGATACAGACCAAGTGTGTCTTTCTCACCTTTCAGGCGAACTTCATCCGCCCAAGGTTTGACGGGTTTAGATGGCTTGCGCTGAACTT encodes the following:
- the cysE gene encoding serine O-acetyltransferase encodes the protein MTGRGSNLMLKQLKEDIQAVFARDPAARNTLEVLTTYPGIHALIMHRMAHELWNKDCKGTARALSSFSRFATGIEIHPGAKIGRRFFIDHGMGVVIGETAEIGDDVTLYHGVTLGGTTWNKGKRHPTLEDGVVVGAGAKILGPFTVGKNAKVGSNAVVTKAVPENATAVGNPARFITKDKPKDDAEARRRDYAESIGFQPYAATEDQSDPILEGMRILLDRIQQNEKRMNNLCNRLSLLDPTFNKQQQDGQPLSKKELEILEEARRECEAQTSQSKA
- a CDS encoding ABUW_2363 family tetratricopeptide repeat lipoprotein yields the protein MTFKPLALACLAFTITACSTTPQKSAEKPVDQVVFVEPELSPPFYALNPFNYNEPPEFEVHLKKAAAQPVTKMVVTDPNDPSKQLTLDVNKLIIPVVDSNTRAMRYAALANSNEIDITEIDDFLQMVEGKARHYPPRFSDRQERRGFEAKLREVTRQLDTLAARPNASFDVLMRAFKASVMARNLDLGSVYTTNSLTYAQRILKINPEDPEVNFWFGFGLSEGGGQREAIAYLDKAMKAGVQEAYLSAANNYIALEQKKNATQTLANYKVKYPQEAEVADRLIQEIEKNGRWNVWQILQSSTPAPATDPATAPVTP
- a CDS encoding RNA methyltransferase; translation: MSQIDNAAVSAHLSHVRIVMVNTTLPANIGSALRAMKTMGLSKLVLVAPKTYPHPDIDALAAGATDLIEQIEIVESLEDAIKDCQIVFGTSARSRTIPWPLLDVRPAAEKAMTAVVQEQQEVAILFGREDRGLTNEELAMANYHLTIPVNTDYGVLNVAQAIQVICYEMRMATMSQIEQPRDAKATMQVIDGIEMEWDEPLVNHAQMEQFYPHLEKMLAEIEFMDPKNPRLLPLRLRRLFGRIQLDRMEYHLLRGIFSRVQALNNGTWKKSSHTSSQDEDQI